In Tenrec ecaudatus isolate mTenEca1 chromosome 4, mTenEca1.hap1, whole genome shotgun sequence, a single window of DNA contains:
- the LOC142446285 gene encoding olfactory receptor 5A1, whose amino-acid sequence MSRAKALNSSSVTTFILLGFADHPKLQALLFVTFLGIYFITLTWNMTLIILIKTDTHLHTPMYFFLSNLSFIDICYSSSVAPKMLIDFFQEPKTISFVGCAAQFFVFVGLGLTECFLLTAMAYDRYAAISNPLLYTAIMSPGLCTRMVVGAYVGGFLSSLMQATSIFRLHFCGPNIINHFFCDLPPVLALSCSDVFLSQVVNFLVVALAGGTSFLILLISYSYIVAAVLKIHSVEGRWKAFNTCASHLMVVTLLFGTALFMYLRPSSSYSLGRDKVVSVFYSLVIPMLNPLIYSLRNKEIKQALWKALEKKKMFS is encoded by the coding sequence ATGTCCAGAGCCAAAGCCTTAAACAGCTCATCAGTGACCACGTTCATCCTTCTGGGATTTGCAGACCATCCAAAACTTCAGGCCCTGCTCTTTGTGACCTTCCTGGGCATCTATTTCATCACTTTGACTTGGAATATGACGCTGATCATTTTGATCAAAACTGACACCCATctgcacacccccatgtacttcttcctcagcaATTTGTCCTTCATTGATATCTGCTACTCTTCTTCGGTAGCTCCCAAGATGCTCATTGACTTCTTCCAAGAACCGAAGACCATATCATTTGTGGGCTGTGCTGCTCAGTTTTTTGTCTTTGTTGGCCTGGGTCtaactgaatgcttcctcctgacTGCTATGGCATACGATCGATATGCAGCCATTTCCAACCCCCTGCTCTACACTGCCATCATGTCCCCAGGCCTCTGTACCCGAATGGTGGTTGGAGCATATGTGGGTGGTTTCCTGAGTTCCCTCATGCAGGCCACCTCCATATTCCGGCTCCACTTCTGTGGACCCAACATCATCAACCATTTCTTCTGTGACCTCCCGCCAGTCCTGGCACTTTCTTGCTCTGATGTTTTTCTAAGTCAAGTGGTAAATTTCCTCGTAGTGGCCCTTGCTGGGGGGACATCATTTCTCATCCTTCTTATCTCCTACAGCTATATCGTAGCAGCTGTCTTGAAAATCCACTCAGTAGAAGGCCGATGGAAAGCTTTCAATACCTGTGCCTCACACCTGATGGTAGTGACTCTCTTGTTTGGGACCGCCCTTTTCATGTACCTGCGACCCAGCTCCAGCTACTCCCTTGGCAGGGACAAGGTAGTATCTGTGTTCTACTCTTTGGTAATCCCCATGCTGAACCCTCTCATATACAGCTTGAGGAACAAAGAGATCAAACAGGCCCTGTGGAAAGCGttggagaagaaaaaaatgttttcctag